CGGAGTAGCATCTGCGACCGGCGTTCGCTCACCCGATACTTCTACCCGGAAAGTGTCGATGATCTGGCGTGACTTGTTGAGAATCAACACGACGTCCATCCCGCTACAACCGCCGAGCCCCATTAGCAGGAGTTGCATCGGACCGGACCCTTTCGGCTCACCGTCACGGTCAGGAATACTATCCATGTCGACGGTACAACCGACCTCGTTGGTGGCTCGGAAGTGAAAAGTATCGTCCATGCGTTCGACGGTGACAGACGTCATGCGCTGAGTCCTCTCTGGTTAACCGGGTAGGTGGATTGTCTGTGATGCCTGCCAAAAATACGACTGGAAGGCGGGGTTGTCTTGCGTGCAACACAGAATGCCGGAACGTGCCGGATGCACGTCCACGGTTCAGTCGCCCGTGTGCTCTGCGGAAGGCTCGACCGGCCGGTCGCCCTCCTTCTCGTCGAGGAGGGTCAGGAAGCTACCGGCATGATGAATCGCGATTCCGTAAAACGCCGGATGCGTCATCATTTCAGGGAGCGCCTGGTCCATGACGGCGCGCATCCGGTTTGCACCGAGGGTCGCAAACGAAAGCTTGCTGCCGGGAACGGGAATCCGGCGCTTGACGGGCCACCAGTGTGCGTCCGCGACGCTTGCTCCCGGCAAGGTTGATATCCGCCTGTTCAAGGGGCCGACGTCCTTGCTGCTGCCGACGACTGCGACATGAACGCTGTCACCTGCCGGTACCATAACGACGACATTGCTCGCATCGCCTGCTTTCGGAAGGCCATGCGCGGGCGTACCCTCGATCTCGATCAGTTCCTCGTCCGGAAGAGGGTGGGTCTCTATCGCCACAAGAACTGCCTTGCCTTGCTCCGAGGCGTACTGGAGCTCTCCGGCCGAGTGCCTGATTACACCATCCGCACCGTACGCGGTCGTCCGGTAGGCCATGATCGCGACTTCGTCAACAAGATCTATGACGTGGTGGCTCACCGGTTTGCGCTCACCGTGAAACGTGGCCCAGACGGGTTCGCCAGAGTATCGCCCATTTGCGTCATACCAGAATGGGATGTCGACGCCAAAGACAAGACCCGCCTCACGTGTCCGCGTGGCGATCGCCTTCGTAAGCTCAAGGAAGTGTACCAGGATGGAATCCCTGGCCGGCCCATGAAAGCCCGCCAGCAGGTACGGCTCGATATCATATCGAATCCCCATGAAGCGCTCGTCTTCGGGCACCAGACGATTGTATCCGATCACGCGGTCCACGGTGCTAAGTACTCCCCGGTGATACTCAGGCAACGCGTACCTGGCGTACCCGTCCAGAGCGAACACACTCATACCTGCAGCATTCAGGGCTCCAACGAGTGGGCGCAGTCCGGCAACGTCCGGAATGATCTCACCCTGGATTCCAACCTGCGTCTTGTCGTCCGGCAGCTGCAGATAGACCTGGTCGAACCCTTCAGATTGAAGAGCGACTATTAGCGAGTCCCGCCGGTTCGGCTCTGCGATCAACTCTGCCGTGTGCCAGATCCACGTCGACTTATGAATCGGCCTGTCCGGTGTTGTGTTGCCGACCGGAACGGGGCGTGGCGGTGCGGACTCCACGTTTTCAAGAAGCGCGAGCCGCGCGATGTGAAAGGAACCGAAATTGAGAGATGTCTGCTGGAATACGAGAGATGCTAACCGCGTACGATCGATTCGATCCGGAAGTCGGTCAAGAGGCACCATCGCCAGCTGCCAGTCATCGCTGACATGGCCGGCCGGCAAAAACTCGCCGACATCACCAACAGGGAGTGAATCTTCCCGGCGCTCCCAGGCAGCATCCGCCACGTTCAGCTGGACCCCAACGCTCTGGCTTCCGCGGATCCAAAAACTCAGAAACCGGAATCGACCGAGATCGAGGAAGACCCGGTTCTCTGGCTGTTCACCGAAATCAAACGTATGTATCCAGACGCCGCAGTACCCGTCGTCTGATCTGGAACACTCCACCTGCAGTCCCCGGACCCCGTCGGGCGCCTCTGCGATTGACACGTCGGCACGCGAGTCGCGGCTCGCGAACGAATTGAAGTAGCCACCGAAAGTGTTCCGATTGCCAGCACTGAAATCGGACACCAAAAACATACCATCGCGGGGGTGGACGACGCGGCCGTGAAACATGGCGGACGGTTTTTTCGCAGCTACGGATGTGAGAAAATAGACGAACAGTTCGTCACCGGCTGCCTGGTAACTGATGTTGAGCTGCGCCTGACGGATCGTCGAGATGTCGCCCAGACTCCAGTCCGCCCGTGCAAAGGTCGTCGACAGTATAGAGTCTGGAGCGGGCTGAGCCCCTACGGATGCGGCCGTGGACAATAGCGACACGACAGCGATCACCCGGCACAATAAGCGGCGCGCTTCCGTGCCGGCTGGGTGTCTGATACGACGGCAATCAATGGGGAGCATTTGCAGACGGACTCGGTTTGGCCGACCCGTTAGTTGGGACTTGACCTTTCCGGTATCGGCCCATTGCTCCCGGCATTTACCGTTTATCGTGTAACCGAGAGCGCGACCAGATCCCCTATCCCCTGCTTGATGTCGAGAATCTCAATTCTCCAGTGTTCGTCATTCGGCATGGCCGGCGAATAGGGCCCGGCGCATGCTCCACATTCATCCTCGAGCCACGCGAGAGCGATTTGAGACGCCCTGGTCGCTGATTCCGCGATCCGGTCTCCGGGCCAGTAGCCCCGGAGTTCGGCAAGTGCCCGCGCGAGCAGCGGAGCATTCGGGCTCTGGCGCTTCAACAGAAGCTCTATGCACGTAGCGGCGAATGCGGAATTCGTTCTGACCGCCGAAGACTCCCGCTTCCCTCCCGGCGTTTCGCCAAGCATGGCCTCGAGTACCACTGTTGCGGACATCTGGTCCAGGAACCACGACTCCGCCTCGCTGACCTCCGGCGAGCTGAGTTCTTTCGCAACGGCCTTCTCAATTCTCGTCCAATCGAACCCGCCTGTCATGACCATTCGGATCCTTTCGTATCTGCCCATCACAGAATCCAGCAGGCGTATGCGAGCAGCACGAGCCTCTTCCGAATCTCCGCGGTAATTCTCCGCTCCCACGAACTCCATTCTACCGAGTGGCCTGGAGATCGACTCGGCGCCGGGATCGTACTTCGCCTGATCATCAATGAGTGGTTTCTCGCACGCGGCGAGCCCAATCAGCGCGGCCGCCAGCAATACAGTCTTCGACATATGGACTCCGTTCGAGTTAGACAGAAATGACACGAGCATCACCTCAGGGGCATCCACCGAATCGCCCGGAATAGAAAGAGAACGTGTTACCACCGTCGCATGTGGCGAGTGCATCGCCGGTGCCGTCCTCGTGATCCCAGATATAGTACACGCATCCGTATGCCTCATACAGACAACTGGGCGGTACCGTCACCGCTCGAGCAGGTACGACAGCTAGCAAAACGAAGATCAGCACGACCGACAGCATACAGGACTCCTCCCAGCTCGTGGAATGATGATACCCTTCGGGGCACGCCCGGGTAGATAGCGAATCCGGGAAGCCTGCAACAATTGAGTACACGCCGACATCACGTCCATGCAATTCGGGCTGCACCGTACGCCTGCACAGCTGGCCGCAACCTATGACGCCGTACTCTTTCCCGGGCGAGATGACTTACCGACGGCTGCAATCCGCAACGCGGAACGGACACCCGTCGCCGCACGCTGGCATGCACCACAACGCCGGCCGGCTGCGAGCGGCGCGCACGACGTCCTGCCTCGCGACACACCGGCGGAGGCCCTATCTCGTTCCAACTGCCCTGTTAGATCGACTCGGCGAGTTCGACGAATCTCTTATAAGGAACTGCCACCCAGCTTTCGGCCTGGAAGGCCCCGCTCGAAAGGCTGATCATGGAGACTTTCGCAGCCGTCTCCTCGTCGGGGGCCTCGTATATGTCCAGGAAGTCGAACGGCCCGAGCAGGGCATAGTGGGAAATGAATCTGACTTCCGGACATTTGGCCTTCACTTCATCCAGCCAGGCACGGCCAAGGTCGGCGCGATCCTTCACGCGCCGCGACAGCTCCGGCGAAAGTTTTGTCATCAAGATGTAAGTCTGCATCGCCACGCACGGTTATTTGTCGGTGACTTCACTCTACATGATTATCCGCACCGCTGGAAACAGGGGATTTCGATAAACATCGTGGGGGACCTGCCTACCTGCCTGGGGCCAAATCGCGGGGACGACGGCTGCCCGTCCAGCAGCAAATGATCCTTCGTCGAAGCGAATGATATTGCCACCCGATTAGGCGATA
The sequence above is drawn from the Rhodothermales bacterium genome and encodes:
- a CDS encoding GYD domain-containing protein, yielding MQTYILMTKLSPELSRRVKDRADLGRAWLDEVKAKCPEVRFISHYALLGPFDFLDIYEAPDEETAAKVSMISLSSGAFQAESWVAVPYKRFVELAESI
- a CDS encoding OsmC family protein, giving the protein MTSVTVERMDDTFHFRATNEVGCTVDMDSIPDRDGEPKGSGPMQLLLMGLGGCSGMDVVLILNKSRQIIDTFRVEVSGERTPVADATPYSEIHVQYHLTGELDPGKVVRAVKLSLEKYCSAAKTLEHTASITYSCSVNGVDYK